Proteins co-encoded in one Acidovorax sp. 69 genomic window:
- a CDS encoding DUF3460 family protein produces the protein MSIFRRPDYQSDTTQFINQLKASKPGLEAEQLAGRALLWDKNVDRKVWGEYREGQVEQKPYVYQTNAE, from the coding sequence ATGTCCATTTTCCGCCGCCCCGATTACCAATCCGACACCACCCAGTTCATCAACCAGCTCAAGGCCAGCAAGCCCGGGCTGGAAGCCGAGCAGCTCGCAGGCCGGGCTTTGCTCTGGGACAAGAACGTGGACCGCAAGGTCTGGGGCGAGTACCGCGAAGGCCAGGTCGAGCAAAAGCCCTACGTCTACCAGACGAACGCAGAATAA
- a CDS encoding outer membrane protein assembly factor BamE, which produces MLLIYRAAVIATTVFSLLALTACDPQRISELKEGVSTEADVRDRFGAPENVWDEPGGARTLEYNRQPAGQVNYMITIGADGHMTALRQVLTPDTFARVVPGMRMDEVRRMLGKPAKVTPYELKKETWADWRFLASPNQAQVFTVIYGPDQFVLRTQTGADMDAPEFKGGK; this is translated from the coding sequence ATGCTCTTGATATATCGCGCGGCTGTCATCGCAACCACCGTCTTTTCGCTGCTGGCGCTCACCGCCTGCGACCCCCAGCGCATCAGCGAACTCAAAGAAGGCGTTTCGACCGAAGCCGATGTGCGTGACCGTTTTGGCGCCCCCGAAAACGTGTGGGACGAGCCCGGCGGCGCCCGCACCTTGGAATACAACCGACAGCCCGCAGGCCAGGTCAACTACATGATCACCATTGGCGCCGATGGCCACATGACCGCGTTGCGCCAGGTGCTGACACCCGACACCTTTGCGCGCGTTGTGCCCGGCATGCGCATGGACGAAGTACGCCGCATGTTGGGCAAGCCCGCCAAAGTCACCCCCTACGAGCTGAAAAAAGAAACCTGGGCCGATTGGCGTTTTCTGGCATCGCCCAACCAGGCCCAGGTGTTCACCGTGATCTATGGCCCCGATCAGTTTGTACTGCGCACCCAGACAGGGGCCGACATGGACGCCCCGGAGTTCAAGGGTGGCAAGTAG
- the nadB gene encoding L-aspartate oxidase yields the protein MASHDFDVLIVGSGLAGLSAALHLAPTHRVAVITKRALQDGSSGWAQGGIAAVLADDDSFAAHIEDTLVAGAGLCDLATTRFVVENAPASIAWLRQLGVPFTLEGDQLHLTREGGHSARRIAHVTDATGAAVQRTLIDVVRSTPGITLFEQHTLVDLITTRKLGLPGNRCLGLYALDSDTDAVVTFRAPQTILATGGAGKVYLYTTNPDTATGDGIAAAWRAGCRVANMEFIQFHPTGLYHPHEKSFLISEAVRGEGGKLLLPPSAGGTRFMLDHDPRAELAPRDVVARAIDFEMKKHGLDCVHLDISHQSPAFLQEHFPNILAHCAALGIDITQEPIPVVPTAHFTCGGVLTDLAGRTDLPGLYAVGEVACTGLHGANRLASNSLLECMVFARAAAQAIAAAPTTELPTVPAWDDSRVTDADESVVISHNWDELRRFMWDYVGIVRTNKRLERAAHRIALLQGEIQEFYAHFHVTRDLLELRNLVQVADLIVKSAQLRRESRGLHFSRDYPDMAAPAAPTLLVPPVPR from the coding sequence ATGGCATCCCACGACTTTGACGTTCTCATCGTAGGCAGCGGCCTCGCCGGCCTCTCGGCGGCGCTGCACCTGGCGCCCACGCACCGCGTGGCCGTCATCACCAAGCGCGCTCTGCAAGATGGATCGAGCGGCTGGGCCCAGGGCGGCATTGCCGCCGTGCTGGCCGACGACGACAGCTTTGCCGCGCACATCGAAGACACGCTGGTGGCAGGCGCAGGCTTGTGCGACCTGGCCACCACGCGGTTTGTGGTGGAAAACGCCCCGGCATCCATCGCGTGGCTGCGCCAGCTGGGCGTGCCCTTCACGCTCGAAGGCGACCAGCTGCACCTCACGCGCGAAGGCGGCCACAGCGCGCGCCGCATTGCACACGTGACCGACGCCACCGGCGCGGCCGTGCAGCGCACGCTGATCGACGTGGTGCGAAGCACACCCGGCATCACGCTGTTTGAGCAGCACACGCTGGTGGACCTGATCACCACGCGCAAGCTGGGCTTGCCTGGCAATCGGTGCCTGGGTCTGTACGCGCTGGACAGCGACACCGATGCAGTCGTCACCTTCCGCGCGCCACAAACCATCCTGGCCACGGGCGGCGCGGGCAAGGTGTACCTGTACACCACCAACCCCGACACCGCCACGGGCGACGGCATTGCCGCCGCCTGGCGTGCGGGCTGCCGTGTGGCCAATATGGAGTTCATCCAGTTCCACCCCACGGGCCTGTACCACCCGCACGAAAAATCCTTCCTCATCAGCGAAGCCGTGCGCGGCGAAGGCGGCAAGCTGCTGCTGCCGCCTTCGGCAGGCGGCACGCGCTTCATGCTCGACCACGACCCGCGTGCCGAACTGGCCCCGCGCGACGTGGTGGCCCGCGCCATCGACTTCGAGATGAAAAAGCATGGGCTCGATTGCGTGCACCTGGACATATCGCACCAGAGCCCCGCGTTTTTGCAAGAACACTTCCCCAACATCCTGGCGCACTGCGCAGCGCTGGGCATCGACATCACCCAAGAGCCCATCCCCGTGGTGCCCACCGCCCACTTCACCTGCGGCGGGGTACTGACCGACCTGGCAGGCCGCACTGACCTGCCCGGGCTGTATGCCGTGGGCGAAGTGGCCTGCACGGGCCTGCACGGCGCCAACCGGCTGGCCAGCAACTCGCTGCTCGAATGCATGGTGTTTGCCCGCGCCGCCGCGCAGGCCATTGCAGCGGCCCCGACCACGGAACTGCCCACCGTGCCCGCCTGGGACGACAGCCGCGTGACCGACGCTGACGAGTCCGTCGTCATCTCCCACAACTGGGACGAGCTGCGCCGCTTCATGTGGGACTACGTGGGCATCGTGCGCACCAACAAGCGCCTGGAGCGCGCCGCCCACCGCATTGCCTTGCTGCAGGGCGAGATTCAGGAGTTCTACGCTCACTTCCACGTCACGCGCGACCTGCTGGAGCTGCGCAACCTGGTGCAGGTGGCCGACCTGATTGTGAAAAGCGCTCAACTGCGCCGCGAAAGCCGGGGCCTGCACTTCAGCCGCGACTATCCCGACATGGCGGCGCCCGCCGCCCCCACCCTCTTAGTCCCCCCGGTGCCCCGATGA
- a CDS encoding 6-carboxytetrahydropterin synthase, with translation MLFTISQRFFFDAAHTLRREIEAEGSRRVHGHTYHAEVFVSGARDPATGMVLDLGLLRRGLEVVREQLDHHMLDDVPGLGTPTLENLCVFIAQALPADLRASVSRVRVWREALGDSCVLDFPQP, from the coding sequence ATGTTGTTCACCATCTCCCAGCGGTTCTTTTTCGACGCCGCCCACACCCTGCGACGCGAAATCGAGGCCGAAGGCAGCCGCCGTGTGCATGGCCACACCTACCACGCCGAAGTGTTTGTGAGCGGCGCGCGCGACCCGGCCACCGGCATGGTGCTGGACCTGGGCCTGCTGCGCCGGGGCCTCGAAGTGGTGCGCGAGCAGCTGGACCACCACATGCTGGACGACGTGCCCGGCCTGGGCACGCCCACGCTGGAGAACCTGTGCGTGTTCATCGCGCAGGCATTGCCCGCCGACCTGCGCGCCAGCGTGAGCCGCGTGCGCGTGTGGCGCGAGGCGCTGGGCGACAGCTGCGTGCTGGACTTCCCACAGCCCTGA
- the bioA gene encoding adenosylmethionine--8-amino-7-oxononanoate transaminase, with the protein MQPTHDGLVARSLASVWHPCTQMKRHEAQPPVAIARAQGPWLYDTDGKRYLDAISSWWVNLFGHSHPHIQAALTDQLARLDHVMLAGFTHAPVVELSERLAALTGLGHAFYGSDGAAATEIALKMSAHYWRNTGRPGKSRFVGLAGGYHGETVGALAVTDIAIFREAYAPLVRLADTVPSPDARGAAPGETAEDVARRAAAALEVWLEEHHATTAALIVEPLVQCAAGMAMHDPEYLRLARALCNRYEVHLVVDEIAVGFGRTGTMFAHAQAGIRPDFICLSKGLTGGTLPLSAVLTTDAVYAAFYDDDVARGFLHSHSYTGNPLACRAALATLELFEQLDALKANTTLAQRIDAACAPITHHPRVRHARRLGMVWAWDVDTPLPDFSRRYHQHAMARGLVLRPIGHTLYAMPPYVLDDDAVLCLASGALDALNATLQEETHG; encoded by the coding sequence ATGCAGCCCACGCACGACGGGCTCGTGGCCCGCAGCCTCGCCAGCGTCTGGCACCCGTGCACGCAGATGAAGCGCCACGAGGCCCAGCCCCCCGTGGCCATTGCCCGCGCCCAGGGCCCCTGGCTGTACGACACCGACGGCAAGCGCTACCTCGACGCCATCAGCTCCTGGTGGGTCAACCTGTTCGGCCACAGCCACCCACACATCCAGGCCGCCCTCACCGACCAACTGGCGCGGCTGGACCATGTGATGCTGGCAGGGTTCACGCATGCACCGGTGGTGGAACTGTCGGAACGCCTTGCCGCGCTCACCGGCCTCGGGCACGCGTTCTACGGAAGCGACGGCGCGGCCGCCACCGAGATCGCGCTGAAGATGAGCGCGCACTACTGGCGCAACACCGGCCGCCCGGGCAAGAGCCGCTTCGTGGGCCTGGCCGGTGGCTACCACGGTGAAACCGTGGGCGCGCTGGCCGTGACCGACATCGCCATCTTCCGCGAAGCCTATGCGCCGCTGGTGCGCTTGGCCGATACCGTGCCCAGCCCCGATGCACGGGGAGCCGCGCCGGGCGAGACCGCTGAGGATGTGGCCCGGCGCGCCGCTGCCGCGCTGGAAGTCTGGCTGGAAGAACACCACGCCACCACGGCTGCACTCATCGTCGAGCCCCTGGTGCAATGTGCCGCCGGCATGGCCATGCATGACCCTGAGTACCTGCGCCTGGCGCGCGCGCTGTGCAACCGCTACGAGGTTCACCTGGTGGTCGATGAAATCGCCGTGGGCTTTGGCCGCACCGGCACGATGTTCGCGCACGCGCAGGCGGGCATTCGGCCGGACTTCATCTGCCTGTCCAAGGGCCTCACGGGCGGAACGCTGCCGCTGTCGGCCGTGCTGACCACGGACGCGGTGTACGCCGCTTTCTACGACGACGACGTGGCGCGGGGCTTTCTGCATTCGCATTCGTACACCGGCAACCCACTGGCCTGCCGCGCGGCCCTCGCCACACTGGAGCTGTTTGAGCAGCTCGACGCGCTGAAAGCCAACACCACGCTGGCCCAACGCATCGACGCCGCCTGTGCGCCCATCACCCACCACCCACGAGTGCGCCATGCGCGCCGCCTGGGCATGGTCTGGGCCTGGGATGTGGACACCCCCCTGCCCGACTTCTCACGCCGCTACCACCAGCACGCCATGGCGCGTGGGCTGGTGCTGCGGCCCATCGGCCACACGCTGTACGCCATGCCACCCTACGTGCTGGATGACGACGCCGTTTTGTGCCTGGCAAGCGGCGCGCTCGATGCGCTGAACGCCACCCTGCAAGAGGAAACACACGGATGA
- a CDS encoding ScpA family protein: MTTASPAQAADTPGARAQDAGGMPVVVDQVALARLYGEPLFAMPTDLYIPPDALEVFLEAFEGPLDLLLYLIRKQNFNILDIPMVGVTKQYLAYVDEIRSRNLELAAEYLLMAAMLIEIKSRMLLPPKKQAEGEEPEDPRAALVRRLLEYEQMKMAAMRLSQVPQYGRDFLKAQVYIEQSLQPRFPDVHVVELQDAWRDILKRAKLVQHHRITREELSVREYMSMVLKTLQGRRFVEFEELFEPEKGSTVLVVTFIALLELAKETLIEITQAEAFAPIYVRLAYVPA, translated from the coding sequence ATGACCACCGCGAGCCCAGCCCAGGCCGCCGACACGCCAGGCGCGCGCGCGCAGGACGCGGGTGGCATGCCCGTGGTGGTCGACCAGGTGGCGCTGGCCCGGCTGTATGGCGAACCGCTGTTCGCCATGCCGACCGACCTGTACATCCCGCCGGATGCACTCGAAGTCTTCCTCGAAGCCTTTGAAGGCCCGCTCGATTTGCTGCTGTACCTGATCCGCAAGCAGAACTTCAACATCCTCGACATCCCCATGGTGGGGGTGACCAAGCAGTACCTGGCGTATGTGGACGAGATCCGCAGCCGCAACCTGGAGCTGGCGGCCGAGTATTTGTTGATGGCCGCCATGCTGATCGAGATCAAGTCGCGCATGCTGCTGCCCCCCAAGAAGCAGGCCGAGGGCGAAGAGCCCGAAGACCCGCGCGCCGCACTGGTGCGCCGCCTGCTCGAATACGAGCAGATGAAGATGGCGGCCATGCGGTTGTCGCAGGTGCCGCAGTACGGGCGCGATTTTTTGAAGGCGCAGGTCTACATCGAGCAAAGCCTTCAGCCGCGCTTTCCGGATGTGCATGTGGTGGAGCTGCAGGACGCCTGGCGCGACATCCTGAAGCGCGCAAAACTGGTGCAGCACCACCGCATCACCCGCGAAGAACTGAGTGTGCGCGAGTACATGAGCATGGTGCTCAAAACGCTGCAAGGCCGCCGCTTTGTGGAGTTTGAAGAACTCTTCGAGCCCGAAAAGGGCAGCACCGTGCTGGTGGTCACCTTCATTGCGCTGCTGGAACTGGCCAAAGAGACGCTGATCGAGATCACGCAGGCCGAAGCCTTCGCGCCCATTTACGTGCGCCTGGCCTATGTACCGGCATGA
- the bioD gene encoding dethiobiotin synthase, whose protein sequence is MIGIFVTGTDTGVGKTLVSAGLLHALSAHHPRVVGMKPVAAGVVPWGDDWASEDAIALRLASTLAVAPELDNPVLLLDPLSPHIAAARAGVQIDIAAIVRSYQALAAQADAVVVEGAGGFLVPLTDTQTGADLAMALALPVVLVVGLRLGCLNHALLTAEAIRALGLTLAGWVANRVDPDMDAVDDNIAYLRARLGAPLLAEVPYQELPEPGSLVFDLPKAWQ, encoded by the coding sequence ATGATTGGAATTTTTGTGACCGGCACCGACACCGGTGTCGGCAAGACGCTGGTGTCTGCCGGCCTGCTGCACGCGCTGTCTGCCCACCACCCCCGCGTCGTGGGCATGAAGCCTGTGGCAGCGGGTGTGGTGCCCTGGGGCGACGACTGGGCGAGCGAAGACGCGATTGCACTGCGCTTGGCCTCTACCCTGGCGGTGGCGCCCGAACTCGACAACCCCGTGTTGCTGCTGGACCCCCTGTCGCCCCACATCGCGGCCGCAAGGGCGGGTGTGCAGATTGATATCGCGGCCATCGTGCGCAGCTACCAGGCGCTGGCGGCGCAAGCAGACGCCGTGGTGGTGGAAGGCGCGGGCGGTTTTCTGGTGCCGCTGACCGATACCCAGACCGGTGCCGACCTGGCAATGGCGCTGGCCCTGCCCGTGGTGCTGGTGGTGGGGCTGCGGCTGGGCTGCCTCAACCACGCGCTGCTGACCGCCGAAGCCATCCGCGCGCTGGGCCTCACGCTGGCCGGGTGGGTGGCCAACCGCGTGGACCCCGACATGGATGCGGTGGACGACAACATCGCCTACCTGCGCGCACGGCTGGGCGCGCCGCTGCTGGCAGAGGTGCCCTACCAAGAGCTGCCCGAGCCCGGCAGCCTGGTGTTTGACCTGCCCAAGGCGTGGCAATGA
- the panD gene encoding aspartate 1-decarboxylase, with protein MFRTLLKSKIHRVAVTQCELHYEGSCAIDEDLLDAANIAENEQIHLWNINNGERFITYAIKGQRGSGMVSVNGSAARRASAGDLIIMAAFAQVHEDQVPTHQPQLVFVDERNRQTELRHAVPTQAV; from the coding sequence ATGTTCCGCACCCTGCTCAAATCCAAGATCCACCGCGTGGCCGTGACCCAGTGCGAGTTGCACTACGAAGGCTCATGCGCCATCGACGAAGACCTGCTGGACGCCGCCAACATCGCCGAGAACGAGCAGATCCACCTCTGGAACATCAACAACGGCGAGCGCTTCATTACCTACGCCATCAAGGGCCAGCGCGGCAGCGGCATGGTCTCGGTGAACGGCTCGGCCGCACGGCGCGCCTCGGCAGGCGACCTCATCATCATGGCGGCCTTCGCCCAAGTGCATGAGGACCAGGTGCCCACGCACCAACCCCAGCTGGTCTTCGTGGACGAACGCAACCGCCAGACCGAACTGCGCCACGCCGTGCCCACCCAGGCGGTCTGA
- the bioF gene encoding 8-amino-7-oxononanoate synthase — MTGSAAPQASWLDEIPARLADLDRAHLLRRRRVVQPASGARLLVDGQPMLAFCSNDYLGLASHPALAEAAREATYTYGVGSGGSPLVSGHSAANDALEQELAAYVQLPRALYFYAGYATNTGIVPALVGDGDAIFSDALNHACLIDGARLSRATIHRYPHADLAALEAALAASPSRRKLVISDAVFSMDGDLIDIPALLALCERYDALLLLDDAHGFGVLGPQGRGSLAHAGLTGAAASRRVLYMATLGKAAGVAGAFVAGDAALIEWLLQKTRTYIFATAAPPLLASALRRSLQLMAAADDRRAHLAALISQLRTGLANLPEDLGWHLLPSHTPVQALVIGSNEAALELMDGLRARGLWVPAIRPPTVPAGTARLRIALSAAHTTDDVAQLLDALHALAAPWVSRSTMHRSGHLPTQALPLSFSETIPCPT; from the coding sequence ATGACCGGCTCTGCGGCACCGCAGGCATCGTGGCTGGACGAGATCCCCGCCCGCCTGGCCGACCTTGACCGCGCCCACCTGCTGCGCCGCCGCCGCGTGGTGCAACCCGCCAGCGGTGCACGCCTGCTGGTGGACGGCCAGCCCATGCTCGCGTTCTGCAGCAACGACTACCTGGGCTTGGCCAGCCACCCCGCGCTGGCCGAGGCCGCCCGCGAGGCCACCTACACCTATGGCGTCGGCTCGGGCGGGTCGCCCCTGGTCAGCGGCCACAGCGCCGCCAATGATGCGCTGGAGCAAGAGTTGGCCGCCTACGTGCAGCTGCCCCGCGCGCTGTACTTCTACGCGGGGTACGCCACCAACACCGGCATCGTCCCTGCGCTGGTGGGCGACGGCGATGCGATCTTCTCGGATGCGCTCAACCACGCCTGCCTGATCGATGGTGCGCGCCTGTCGCGTGCCACCATCCACCGCTACCCCCACGCCGACCTGGCCGCGCTGGAGGCCGCTCTGGCTGCCAGCCCTTCGCGGCGAAAGCTGGTCATCAGCGACGCGGTCTTCAGCATGGACGGCGACCTCATCGACATCCCTGCCCTGCTGGCGCTGTGCGAGCGCTATGACGCCTTGCTGCTGCTGGACGACGCCCACGGTTTTGGCGTGCTCGGGCCCCAAGGGCGTGGCAGCCTGGCGCACGCGGGCCTGACCGGCGCCGCAGCATCACGCCGTGTGCTGTACATGGCCACGCTGGGCAAGGCGGCGGGCGTGGCGGGCGCCTTTGTGGCGGGTGATGCAGCCCTCATCGAATGGCTGCTGCAAAAAACGCGCACCTACATCTTTGCCACCGCCGCCCCGCCGCTGCTGGCCAGCGCGCTGCGGCGCAGCCTGCAGCTCATGGCGGCCGCCGATGACCGGCGAGCGCACCTCGCAGCCCTCATCAGCCAGCTGCGTACCGGGCTGGCCAACCTGCCCGAGGATCTGGGCTGGCACCTGCTGCCATCGCACACCCCGGTGCAGGCACTGGTGATTGGCAGCAACGAAGCCGCGCTGGAACTGATGGACGGCTTGCGCGCTCGTGGCCTGTGGGTGCCCGCCATCCGCCCGCCCACCGTGCCCGCTGGCACGGCGCGGCTGCGCATTGCGCTATCGGCGGCGCACACCACCGATGATGTGGCGCAGCTGCTGGACGCGCTGCATGCGCTGGCAGCGCCGTGGGTAAGCCGCAGTACCATGCACCGCTCAGGCCACCTGCCAACACAGGCCCTCCCCCTCTCTTTCAGCGAGACGATTCCATGCCCCACCTGA
- a CDS encoding YitT family protein produces MPDTPPSVADAAAPASALRHGAFEDAQALFAGTLFVAMALMLFNQAGLLVGGTAGAAFLLHYVTGISFGKLFFAVNLPFYWFAWTRMGREFTIKTFVCVALLSLLTELFPHVMHVDYLNPLFASLLGGLLLGTGCLFLARHRSSLGGATVVSLYLQSRYGMRAGKVQMMIDGTVVLLALVIVPVDRVAYSVLAVLVMSGFLWISHRPGRYTGE; encoded by the coding sequence ATGCCTGATACCCCTCCCTCTGTGGCCGACGCCGCTGCCCCAGCGTCTGCCCTGCGCCATGGTGCGTTTGAAGACGCCCAGGCGCTGTTCGCTGGCACCCTGTTCGTCGCCATGGCGCTCATGCTGTTCAACCAGGCGGGGCTGTTGGTGGGTGGCACGGCGGGGGCGGCGTTTTTGCTGCATTACGTCACCGGCATCTCTTTCGGCAAGCTCTTCTTTGCGGTGAATCTGCCGTTTTACTGGTTCGCCTGGACGCGCATGGGCCGTGAATTCACCATCAAGACCTTTGTCTGCGTGGCCCTGCTGTCGCTGCTGACCGAGTTGTTCCCGCATGTGATGCATGTGGACTATTTGAACCCGCTGTTTGCGTCGTTGCTGGGCGGGCTGCTGCTGGGCACGGGCTGCCTGTTCCTGGCGCGCCACCGCTCCAGCCTGGGCGGGGCCACCGTGGTGTCGCTGTACCTGCAAAGCCGCTATGGCATGCGTGCGGGCAAGGTGCAAATGATGATTGACGGCACCGTGGTGCTGCTGGCCTTGGTCATCGTGCCCGTGGACCGGGTGGCGTATTCGGTGCTGGCAGTGCTGGTGATGAGCGGATTTTTGTGGATCAGCCACCGGCCCGGGCGCTACACCGGCGAGTGA
- the queE gene encoding 7-carboxy-7-deazaguanine synthase, whose product MTYSVKEIFYTLQGEGGQAGTPAVFCRFAGCNLWTGREQDRAQAICQFCDTDFVGTDGTLGGKFETATALAELIAAQWPAGAGHRLVVLTGGEPLLQVDADLIDALHAQQFRIAVESNGTIAAPEGIDWLCISPKAGAPWVQRSGQELKLVWPQPGFDLQALEQDTQFAHRFLQPMDGLLQRKNTATCIDACLAHPAWRLSLQTHKLTGIR is encoded by the coding sequence ATGACCTACAGCGTCAAAGAAATCTTCTACACCCTGCAAGGCGAAGGCGGCCAGGCGGGCACGCCCGCCGTGTTCTGCCGCTTTGCAGGCTGCAACCTCTGGACGGGCCGCGAGCAAGACCGCGCCCAGGCCATCTGCCAGTTTTGCGACACCGACTTTGTGGGCACGGACGGCACGCTGGGCGGGAAGTTCGAGACGGCTACCGCACTGGCGGAGCTGATCGCCGCCCAATGGCCTGCGGGCGCGGGCCATCGGCTGGTGGTGCTGACCGGCGGTGAGCCGTTGCTGCAAGTGGATGCAGACCTCATCGACGCGCTGCACGCACAACAATTCCGCATCGCCGTCGAAAGCAACGGCACCATTGCGGCCCCCGAAGGCATCGACTGGCTGTGCATCAGCCCCAAGGCGGGAGCCCCCTGGGTGCAGCGCAGCGGACAGGAGCTGAAACTGGTCTGGCCCCAGCCCGGCTTTGACCTGCAGGCGCTGGAGCAAGATACGCAATTTGCCCACCGCTTTCTGCAGCCCATGGATGGCCTGCTGCAGCGCAAGAACACCGCCACCTGCATTGACGCCTGCCTGGCCCATCCCGCCTGGCGATTGAGCCTGCAGACCCACAAGCTCACCGGCATTCGGTGA